Sequence from the Prunus persica cultivar Lovell chromosome G5, Prunus_persica_NCBIv2, whole genome shotgun sequence genome:
AGAAATTGTCTTGTACAACAAGTTAAAcctcccaaaaacaaaacccctcGTTGCTAGAAACTGATTTCCCAAGACTGATCAACAACATAgatgaatgaaaaatcacCTAATTTGGTCAACGAAAAGAGTACTAAGCAAAACTGATCAACTAACTTGATCTACAAATTGAATTTGCACATTtttaaaacatatattttcttaatttccccaaataaagaaacaaaaccttTATCAACAGAAAACAGACCTAGTGGTTTACCCATCATTGGCTCTTGAAAGTCAGAATCTCCAACTAAATTGCAAACACGGCAGAATCTTCTTTACTTATCTCCCCATCATCATTTGAATTTCTAGTGCTCTTCTCCCATCGATACTACCTACAAACTTTCGATGATTCTTATTCagattattaaaattattcatcagctgttttttttaattttatttataaagttCATTTCTTAATCCTTTTCCCCCATGCCAATCAATCACTGAAGCCTATGTTCTTTTTCCCCCTTGCTGCAATCCCAAGGCTCAAATCCCAAAATAACTAATTACACACAAcccacaaaatcaaatcatgTTTCCGTCTTTGAGCTGCgactctttcttcttctcgtTGTGCCTCTgtattctctgtttttcccGCCCTTGCTTTCCCGCCAGAATCTTACCCAACTCAGTAACTGTCTTAACCGCCGCCTCCGACGTCCACAACGCCACGTGGCGCGACTTCGAGAGGTTCCTGGATGCCGGGAGAGGGAGCCAGGTCAGCGGCATGTCGGAGCTCAAGAACTACTTCCACCGGTTTGGCTACTTGCCCAATTCCAACTTCACTGATATCTTCGACACCGATTTCGAATCGGCCCTGACGCTCTATCAGTCCAAGCTGAGCCTGCCAGTTACGGGAAGGCTCGACTCAGACACTATCTCGGCCATCATTTCACCGAGATGTGGCGTTAGCGACGCGTCGCAGCAGACTGCTCTTCATGCGACCCGTCGCTTTGCCTTCTTCAATGGAAAGCCCAGGTGGGTCCGCCGCAACCCGGTGACGCTCTCTTATGCTCTCTCCCCCAACAATATGATCAGCTACTTGAGCTCCTCGGACGTCCAAGACATCTTTCGCCGTTCTTTTTCTCGGTGGTCGGCGGTGATCCCCGTGAACTTCACTGAGGCGGAGACCTACGAGTCAGCAGATATAAAAATCGGGTTCTACCGGGGCGACCACGGTGATGGGGAGCCGTTCGACGGGGTGCTGGGGGTGCTAGCGCACGCTTTCTCCCCAGAGAACGGGAGGTTCCACCTGGACGCTGCGGAATCCTGGGCCGTTGATTTCAAAAAGGACAAGTCGAAGGCGGCCGTTGATCTGGAGTCGGTCGCGACCCATGAGATCGGGCATGTACTTGGGCTGGCTCACTCCTCGGTCAAGGGGGCTGTGATGTACCCGAGTTTGACTCCGAGGACCAAGAAGGTGGACCTCAGGATTGATGACGTGGAAGGCGTCCAAGCTTTGTATGGGTCAAACCC
This genomic interval carries:
- the LOC18775946 gene encoding metalloendoproteinase 1-MMP, which encodes MFPSLSCDSFFFSLCLCILCFSRPCFPARILPNSVTVLTAASDVHNATWRDFERFLDAGRGSQVSGMSELKNYFHRFGYLPNSNFTDIFDTDFESALTLYQSKLSLPVTGRLDSDTISAIISPRCGVSDASQQTALHATRRFAFFNGKPRWVRRNPVTLSYALSPNNMISYLSSSDVQDIFRRSFSRWSAVIPVNFTEAETYESADIKIGFYRGDHGDGEPFDGVLGVLAHAFSPENGRFHLDAAESWAVDFKKDKSKAAVDLESVATHEIGHVLGLAHSSVKGAVMYPSLTPRTKKVDLRIDDVEGVQALYGSNPNFKISSLQSENSYNHAVALDTRSSFKWAISLTLLITLMLRLAT